In Embleya scabrispora, the DNA window GGGTGGCCAGCACGTGCTCGACCTGGCTGGTGCCGATGCCGAACGCCAGCGCGCCGAACGCGCCGTGGGTCGCGGTGTGGCTGTCGCCGCAGACCACGGTCGTACCCGGCTGGGTCAGCCCCAGTTGCGGGCCGACCACGTGCACGATGCCCTGTTCCACGTCGCCCAGCGAGTGGATCCGGACCCCGAACTCGGCGGCGTTCTTGCGCAGCGTCTCGATCTGGGCGCGCGAGACCGGGTCCGCGATGGGTTTGTCGACGTCGAGCGTCGGCGTGTTGTGGTCCTCGGTCGCGATCGTGAGATCGGTGCGCCGGACCGGGCGACCGGCCTGCCGCAGACCGTCGAACGCCTGCGGACTGGTCACCTCGTGCAGCAGGTGCAGGTCGATGTAGAGCAGGTCCGGCTCGCCCTCCGCGCGACGCACCACGTGTGCGTCCCAGACCTTCTCCGCGAGTGTCCGTCCCATCGCTGTCCCTCCGGCCGGCGCCATTGCCGGCGCTGTGTGTCCCTCGTGTCGCGCGGGTGCGGCTGATTCCGTATCCGCGATCGACGCCCTGACGCGTGCCCACGTCCCGACGGCTCCCGGCTGTTCTCCGGTGGTCGGCTCGGCGCGTTGCGCCACTGTGCCGGCACCGGGGCGGACCGTGGACTTGCGTCTCGTAATCCGAGACGGCAATATCAAGGCATGGACAACTCTAGCGGAGTCGGCGTTCTCGACAAGGCCGCTGTCGTGCTGGCCGCGCTCGAAGCCGGTCCCGCCACGCTCGCGGGACTCGTCGCCATCACCGGTCTTGCCCGGCCCACGGCGCATCGACTCGCGGTCGCCTTGGAGCACCACCGTCTGGTCGCCCGCGACATGCAGGGCCGCTTCGTGCTCGGCCCGCGGCTGGCCGAGCTGGCCGCCGCGGCCGGCGAGGACCGGCTGCTCGCCGCCGCGCACCCGGTGCTCGCGCACATGCGCGACATCACCGGCGAGAGCGCGCAGCTCTACCGACGCCAGGGCGACATGCGCGTGTGCGTGGCCGCGGCCGAGCGGCTCTCCGGCCTGCGCGACACCGTCCCCGTCGGCAGCACGCTGCCGATGAAGGCGGGTTCGGCCGCGCAGTGCCTGCTCGCCTGGGAGGAGCCGGAGCGGCTGCACCGGGGGCTGCAGGGCGCGCGGTTCACCGCCACCACGCTCTCCGGTGTGCGGCGCCGCGGCTGGGCGCAGAGCATCGGCGAACGTGAGCCGGGCGTCGCGTCCGTCTCCGCCGCCGTGCGCGGCCCCAGCAACCGCGTGGTGGCCGCCGTGTCCGTCTCCGGCCCGATCGAGCGGCTGACCCGGCACCCGGGGCGGCTGCACGCGCAGGCCGTGATGGAGGCCGCCGCCAAGCTGTCCGACGCACTGCGCCGGGCCCAGGTGGAGGTCTGACGCCGCCGACCCCGGACGCCGCCGGGCGTCCGGGCCGGCACCGCCGGGCGATCGCCGTCGCGGCCCGCGCGGGGTGTACCGCCGACCACCCGCGTCGGCGCCGCACCCGTACCCGCACCCGGGAAAACGAAGAAGACCTCCCGCGAGTGCGAGAGGTCTTCTTCTTCGAGGTAGCCCCGACGGGATTCGAACCCGCGCTACCGCCTTGAGAGGGCGGCGTGCTAGGCCACTACACAACGGGGCCTCGTATTGCCGGTGTTGCTCCGAGCCGCCGCCGAGGCGACACGGTGACGATCTGGTAGCCCCGACGGGATTCGAACCCGCGCTACCGCCTTGAGAGGGCGGCGTGCTAGGCCACTACACAACGGGGCCAGATCGCAATCATCAACTCTTACCAGCGACATCGCCCGAAGGCGATGCAGCTGGGGTACCAGGACTCGAACCTAGACTAACGGAACCAGAAACCGTCGGGCTGCCAATTACCCCATACCCCAATGCTCGATCCTTCGCGTTACCCGGGGGCTTTTGCGAGGACTTCGCTCCGTGCCGCTCCCTTGCGGGGCGGCACGAGAAGAACTTTACCCGATGAGGCGCGCGTGACCAAAACGGGTTACCGGTCCCCCGTTCGAACCACCACAAGTCCGGCCGGCCCGCCCGCGACGTGCGCGGACGACCCGTTCAGCCGCGCTTGACCACGGTGTTCGTGAGGGTGCCGACGCCACCCACGGTGACCGAGACCCGATCGCCCACGTGCAGCGGTCCGACTCCCGCCGGCGTGCCGGTCAGCAGCACGTCGCCGGGCAGCAGCGTCATCGCCTGGGTGACGTGCACGATCAACTCGGTGACGGTGCGGATCATCTGCCCGGTGCCGCCGGCCTGGCGCACCTCG includes these proteins:
- a CDS encoding IclR family transcriptional regulator, which gives rise to MDNSSGVGVLDKAAVVLAALEAGPATLAGLVAITGLARPTAHRLAVALEHHRLVARDMQGRFVLGPRLAELAAAAGEDRLLAAAHPVLAHMRDITGESAQLYRRQGDMRVCVAAAERLSGLRDTVPVGSTLPMKAGSAAQCLLAWEEPERLHRGLQGARFTATTLSGVRRRGWAQSIGEREPGVASVSAAVRGPSNRVVAAVSVSGPIERLTRHPGRLHAQAVMEAAAKLSDALRRAQVEV